The proteins below are encoded in one region of Micromonospora pisi:
- a CDS encoding NAD(P)-dependent oxidoreductase produces the protein MTCNTTFLGLGAMGGALATASLDADRPTIVWNRTPHRTQRLAGRGATDASTVEEAVAGDGVIVACLLDHRSVHDVLDPVAARLSGRTLVNLTTTTPSEARELATWAAGFGIDYLDGAIMAVPAMIGGPGSALFYSGSAIAFENHRALLDLWGESTYFGTDAGMASLYDLALLAGMYTMFAGFRQGAAMVGSEGVSATDFATRAAPFLAAMTGSFASTAAIIDARDYAGEGQQSLEFTRSALDAIVQASIDQGVSIEVLRPVHDLVRRQITAGYGPQGSDRVFEEMRSTR, from the coding sequence ATGACCTGCAACACCACGTTCCTGGGACTGGGAGCGATGGGCGGTGCGCTTGCGACGGCCTCGCTGGACGCCGACAGACCCACCATCGTGTGGAACCGCACACCCCACCGGACACAGCGCCTCGCCGGGCGCGGTGCCACCGATGCGAGCACCGTCGAGGAGGCCGTCGCGGGTGACGGCGTGATCGTGGCGTGCCTGCTCGATCACCGATCAGTGCATGATGTGCTCGATCCGGTCGCTGCGCGCCTGTCCGGTCGTACCCTGGTCAACCTCACGACCACGACGCCGAGCGAGGCCCGCGAGCTTGCCACCTGGGCGGCCGGGTTCGGCATCGACTACCTCGACGGAGCCATCATGGCCGTCCCGGCGATGATCGGCGGACCCGGATCCGCGCTCTTCTACAGTGGCTCGGCCATCGCCTTCGAGAACCACCGGGCCCTGCTCGATCTCTGGGGTGAGAGCACCTACTTCGGAACCGACGCCGGTATGGCTTCGCTCTACGACCTGGCACTCCTCGCCGGCATGTACACGATGTTCGCCGGCTTCAGGCAGGGTGCGGCGATGGTCGGGTCGGAAGGCGTGTCCGCGACGGATTTCGCCACCCGGGCCGCACCGTTTCTCGCCGCCATGACCGGGTCCTTCGCAAGCACCGCCGCCATCATCGACGCCCGGGACTATGCCGGTGAGGGCCAACAGAGTCTGGAGTTCACCCGGTCCGCGCTCGACGCGATCGTGCAGGCGAGCATCGACCAGGGGGTGAGCATCGAGGTGCTGCGTCCCGTGCACGACCTCGTACGCCGGCAGATCACCGCCGGGTACGGCCCGCAAGGTTCCGACCGTGTCTTCGAGGAAATGAGGAGCACCCGATGA
- a CDS encoding winged helix-turn-helix transcriptional regulator: protein MTTGARRGPYICGIDAAMDVVSGKWKSLILWELANYGARRFGELKRGLPGVSEKMLIQHLREMEEDGLVHREVYRQVPPRVEYSLTEQGRSLNEALGALGEWGTARSARLAAEEAAVSA from the coding sequence ATGACAACGGGTGCAAGGCGCGGGCCGTACATCTGCGGCATCGACGCCGCCATGGACGTGGTGTCGGGAAAGTGGAAGTCGCTCATCCTGTGGGAGCTCGCCAACTACGGCGCGCGCCGCTTCGGCGAACTGAAGCGTGGCCTGCCCGGCGTCAGCGAGAAGATGCTCATCCAGCACCTGCGCGAGATGGAAGAGGACGGGCTGGTCCATCGCGAGGTGTACCGCCAGGTCCCGCCGAGGGTGGAGTACTCCCTCACCGAACAGGGCAGGTCGCTCAACGAAGCCCTGGGGGCGCTCGGCGAGTGGGGAACCGCCCGCTCCGCGCGCCTCGCCGCCGAGGAAGCTGCCGTCTCGGCGTAA